The DNA sequence gagggaaatttttcgtgatgagaacaatcagccattggaataatctccccagggaagtggtggattcccctacattggacacttttaagatttaGCTGgtcagggtgctgggccagctcgTTTGGACCacatgatccttgtggtctgTTCCAACCCTGGTTCTAAGATACCTGTGGGAGAGAACTGCTGAGATGCAGGGGCAAACTGCAGGAGGGACACTCGTCAGGGCTGGTGGGGCACAGGGGTCCTGAGCCAGGACAGCCCGCTGCCTTGCTGGCAGAACTGCCTCCTGCAGGGTAGGGCCACCTCTGTCACCGCCCCGTACAAGGGGTGGCCTGGCCGTATTTATGGAATGTGAAGTGCTGAGCTATGTGCTCATGTTTCAGCCCTGGGAGGGTCTGTGCACCACAAGGTGGGGTGCTGCAGATGCCATGTGAGAGCACCCAGAGAAGGACTGGAGTCATGCcaagagaggagaaaggcatAGTAAAGCAGGAGAAAGCCACTGACCTTGTCAGACACTACTGTCCTCCGTTCGCTTCTGTCTAGCTTCTCAGCCTTATGTAACTGTGTCTGCCTATGTCTCCAgagccacatttttttctcttggcagCGGCTCCCACCATGCCCTCCCCTGAACCCCACTGCTGTGCGCAGTATTATGGGTAGAGCTCTGGTTGCATCATCTTCAGGGCTGTTGCTAGACAGAACATGCAGCATCGTCCTTGAGGCCTCCCAATGCCACATTAaccctggcagggctgctgtgtGGCAGGAGATGGTCCCAGCTGGGGGAAGTGAGAAAATAACCCAAAGGTACTTGGAGAGGCACTGCATTAACTTCTGAAGGTTGCTCATGTCAGGCttcactgaaaagaagaaagaaaatagtctGGAAACGTGCAGCTCTCAGCAGAAGAGAGTTCAAGCAGCTTCAATACAAGATGTTTCTCTGTGAAGTGTTTTTGAAAGGTGCTGCTCCTTGTCCAAAGTCCCCGGggggtgggtgctgtgggcCTGGGGACCCTGGCCGGACCCACTGGCTGCACCGactccctcccagcccctctctccagctcccagTCCCTGGCCCCATAGTGGCCTCTGCCGTGCCCATCGCAGCACTGTGGTCAACACCAGCTCATGACTTCAGCAGCATCACCCCAGCCCCAGTGCTGAGGACAGGGCTGCTGCTTGCCCTGGGGAGGGGCAGCCTCATTGCTGGCAGCGTTGTGAGCATGGATTGACCATAAGTGGCCCTTTCTCCTCTCATGCGGGAGTGGGTGTAAACGGACAAAATTCACAGTGACCACTGGCCTCTGCAATGAAGGTGTCAGTAGTTTGTTTGCAGGAAGATTAGCAGGATCCCTCCTGTCCCTGAGCAACTCTGATCTCCGGCCATTTGCTGCCAAGGCAGTAAGGGAAGACATGGAGCAGCCCTTGGAAGAGAGGGAGGGTGCAGATGCCTCTCTTGTTTATCCCAGGCCTGCAGGAGCCAAGGGACAGGAAGGCATAGATTTCACATCACTTAGCATCACAGAGCCTTCTGGGAATGGTGTCATTTGTACTTTGCAGTACCGTCACAGAGGGAGGAATTGCATCATTTCTGTTTGCTGCCAAAACTATGAGTTTGCTTGGGCCTTGCAgcaatcaagaaaaaaaaagaaaaaaacccagacccATGGCAACTTGAGCTTCCTTTAACCCTTCAGGTCCTGGTGCCTCCAACACACCACCTGGGGAAGTGCTTGCCTCCCTTCAGCCTGCAGAGGAACATGTCTCAGATTGTTGTGATGCCAAAAATGGTCCTTTCTGAGCTGGTGCACTGTGAGCCCAGAGCCTTTGAGATCAGGACAGACTGATGCATTCTGCAGGCTTTGCGGTCCATCAATCCACTCTTGGTGTGTTGTAAGGTGCTAGGGCTGGTCTCTGCGCAGATTTCCCCCTCCCAGTCCTTGAGGACTGAGGGAAGCGGTGCAAAAGGATGTCAGCCCAGGACCGCTGGGAAGCCAAGCTGTGTCCCTCTGCGGGCTGCCCCCAGAAAGAGTTAATGGGCAGGAATGTTCCAGGTGTTTGAAGTGAACACAGTTGCAATGAGGAGGAGAGGATAGTTTTGGGTGGGGAGAGCAGCCCTCTCTGTGAGCCAATGGCTAAACGATTCAGTCCCAACGCCCAGTTTTGGGGCTTATTTCATGAGCAAGATTTGGCAGGAACTTCTTCGCAAGTGGATTTGTCCTGGATGAAAAGTAGGGACTGGGCCGCCAAGCTTGTTGGTGTTTCCCTCTCTGTGCTGTAGAAGGTAAAGTACTATGCTCTGGTACCTGGCTTCTTTTAGGGGGAGAAGTAGAGAGGTCTTCCTGGACTGCTACATTGAAGGCATCCATTGTGGCTGGGTCTGCTTCTCCCCTGTGCATGAGAACTGTATTGCAGGGTGGTGGGAAGGTGATAGAAAGGAAACCCAGAAAGTATTAGCAGCAGAGAAGATGAAGTCTTGCTTTGTGACCCCCTTAGATCAGCCTGAGTTGCTTTAAATAGGTTAATGAGGTACTGCTGGCAGAGTAACTGCAGCAGCATGGGGCATCTCTAGGTGCAAACTTCAGTGAAGCAGTGAGAGATTTGTTCGGATGGGAAATCCTGCCTGATCCGTGCAATGTGACAACCCTTGCAGTTCAGTCACTGCAGCAAGGAACGAGTAGCTGTGTTGTGATCATCTGCAAACACAGGGCTAAGTAACTACCATAAGAAAAGGCCACTGTTCACTGAATTGCCTTTCAGTGGAGCAGAGAAATAGGGCAGGACGGAAAGCGTAAGCAGTTTATGGCAGGATTACATGATAGTGTGCCAGTATCAGCAAGAATGGGCTTGGTGGCTCAGGAGGTCTCTGCCTGCCGTGTCTCTAACCTTCTGCAGGTGGAGAGCCGAGTCAGCAGCAGTTCGTAAGTCAGGCCTTTGCTGGCTGGGCCTGGCTTGTGCTTTGGCTATACGTGCTGGTGTGTGTAAGTCACTTTTTTGCATGCTTTGGGGACTAGAAGGCAGCTGTTgctctgccttgccttgcttgttACCCAGCCTTGGGTAGGACTGCAGGCCCTTTGCCTGGGGCACTGCGACCTCCCTGATTTCCCTCGTGGCCATACCAGCCTGGCTCCATTTTCTAAGCACTGCCTTTTAATCTAGGCCAGCAGATGTGTTGCTCTGCTGACAGAGGCAAGAGTCTGTAACCTATACCCTGCCACTGCCCAGCGCGTCCTGATAACGTTGGACCAGAACTACCTTTTTAGCATTTAGATTTGATTTAAACTGTGCTGCATTTCTGTCTGCAGACTGAGGGGACGTTCCAGATGTGAACACACATAGTGGGCTGATCCTTGTGGTTGCAGCTTGAGGTGTGCAAGTTGAgaggtggtggggaggaggaggtgacAGAAGTCAGTGGAAGACTGAATCTGCAGTCCAGCAGTGACTACAACAGCCTGCTGGCTTTAGcagggctgctcctcctcaGCGCAGCAAGTCCATGCTAGGCAGTGGTGCAGCTAGCACAGAGGTGTCTTTATCTTTCTCACTTACGTGTGGAGTTTCACTTCATCCTGGGCCTGAATATGTCCTTAGTTGCTTCTGCTGACTGGGTTGTCCTTTAGGCAGTAGGTAGGGTCTGTAGCTTTTGGAAGTTTTACTTTTGGAGAGTTATAGGCTGTGTCCCCAAATGGGCAGAACCCTTGTTTGTCATGCGTTAACTAAGCCCAGGAAATCCACCTCACACTGACAGCTCTCAGGATGGACTCATACCTGATCCAAGTGGATGGCCATGGAGATCATGCCCCTGTGCTGGATGTTCATCTCAAGACCAATGGGAACAGCATATCACTGGGGAAGGTGAAGGGCCGGAAGCCAAGATGGGCTGTCAGGGCTTCTGAAACGTCAAAGAAGACTTTCAATCCTGTCCGAGCCATCGTAGACACCATGAAGGTGGAGCCCAACCCAAAGAAAGCTATGATCTCCTTGTCCTTAGGTGAGCATAGTGCTGTGGCTGAAGCCTCCAGGCAGTGGGGTCGACTGTGTGGCTGGCAGATTGCAGGGCTCTGAAGCACAAAGCTTGTGCAAACACCCAGGGATAGGCCAGACAACCACACAGCTCTGTGCCTGTCACAGATCAGTGAGAACTTTACTATTTTTCAATCTTTGAAAAGGAGACCCGACGGTCTTTGGAAACCTTCCCACAAATGATGAGGTCACACGGGCTGTGAAGGAGGTTTTGGACTCGGGACGTTACAATGGCTATGCTCCATCTGTTGGTAAGTTGACAAAGCTTTCCTGAGAGAATAGGATGAAGGCGTGTGCCAGCTCCTACAGCACCGCAGGTATACGGAGCCTACGGTCAtctttcctgcagctgccctCACCAATAGTCCCGTGAGCACACAAGCATGTGCATCCTCCATGTAGACCTGAGTGCCCTTTCTGCATGATCTGTTTGAGGTCCAGAGCCTCCTGCAGAAGCCATGTTCACCTCCCAGCGGCCACTAGAGCAGGCAGGGTTTCAGGCACCCAGATGGGCTCAGGATTGTGTATCCCTGCCATGGGTTCCAGCCAAGTtcctttctggtttgctttgaCCAGGATTCCCCTTGGGCTTCCTGACTTCACAGACAATATGAGCCTGGTTTGCAGTTGGTGCAAAAAGCAGGTACTGACCGTAGCTCACACCCACCTCACAGTGCACTCCCCGTGGTGACAGGGagggctgctcctgtgccatCACTGGACGCTGAAGGCTGTGTGAGAGCACTTGGCTTCCTGCAGGGTCAGAGCAGCTCCCTGGCGACCCCATGTCCTGCTCCTGTCAATTCTGTGCCCAGGAcatgctggggctggagcccGCCGCCCTGCCCAGGGCCTACCCCTGCACTTGGCCCGCCTGGCCCAGCCTCGGGCATGCACAGCGCTTGGCCTGAGGCAGGACCGCCACGCTGGGACTGTGTCACTGTCAAATGCGCTTCCCCTGGCTGGGTGGCAGCTGTGAGCCTTGTGCTgccaagaaaagagaaacagtcTGTAAAAAACCTCCCTTGCATGTTTGGCTCCTCTTTCCCCAGGCTACCAGTCGTGCCGGGAAGCGGTGGCCACCCACTACAGCTGCCCAGAGGCACCACTGGAGGCCCAGGTACcggtgcccagcacaggcccTCCCATGGCAGCGCAGCGGTGCTGCTGCCCCCTGCCACGCCACACCTGCCCCGGCTCCCTCCCCTGCCTGGCTGTGGGACGTGGGCTGTGGACAGTCCATGGCCTTGTCCCTCAGCGgcctcctgctgctctcatCCCCTGCCCCAAGCCCTTCTCCTGCACCCTCCtcaggaggaggctgagctcCCCAGCTGTTGGAGGTTTAACATCTTCAGTCAGGctctgcatttctctttctggcTGAGAAGCTCTTAcctggcagagcctgggcaTTATGTCACTCCCATGTGGCTGGGGCACCTCAGAGTGCCTGTGCTTTCTGCTGACTCCCATGTGCTCTTTGCAGGATGTCATCTTAACAAgtggctgcagccaggccatAGAGCTTGCCTTGGCAGTGCTGGCCAACCCTGGCCAGAACATCCTGGTGCCACGGCCCGGCTTCTCCCTCTACAAGACTCTGGCATTGTCTATGGGGATTGAGGTCAAACTCTACAACCTCTTGGTAAGTGATGGCAGGcctggaagcagcagctctgacatttctgcttctcagaaaTACCCTGGCCCTGCCTGGGAAGTGGGTGAAGATGACCTGAGCAACCCTGGGCACCCTGTCACACCCCACCCTGTGTGGCAAGCCCAGTTCATCAGGTGTTACTTCCTCTTCTCTTCACTAGCCAGAAAAGTCCTGGGAAATTGATTTGGAGCACTTGGAGTCTCTGGTGGATGAGAAGACAGCTTGCCTCATTGTGAACAACCCATCGAACCCCTGTGGCTCTGTGTTCAGCAAGAGCCACCTCCAGAAGATCCTGGCAGGTAAGCCCACCCGTGTGCATCTGTGGCATGGTTGCAGTCTAGTGTCTGACCATATTTCCAATGTCTCTATCACTGCAGCACCACAGCCCAGGGCTTTGCTTCTCTTCTCATGGCTGACTCCAGCCCAGGAAGCAGGGCTTGCTCAGTGTGAAGGTATTGCCTTATGTGGGCAAGTATATGCAGAGCATGTGTCTTGCTCTTCCCCAAATGCTCTGTGTGCCTTGGACTGCTTATTTCTCCACTCTTGCTCTGTAGAGGGAGAGTGTTCACAGTGAGTCCCGTGCTTCCTGAGCCCTGGCCTGTCAGtgggagggctgtgctgcctgcccaCACAAGTGAGAGCAGAACCAggctcagccagggcagggatCTCCAGTGACTGAGCTCTCTGAATGAACAGCCTGTAGGAGGAAGACAGGGACTCTCTACCCTGGGACAGTGCTTCCCTCAGAGCCTGGCCAAGCCCTGCAGCAAAGGGCAAGTCTGCTTGCATGGCAGATGCAGGCTGGCCAGGCTGAATGCCTTCTCTCCCACAGTGGCGTCTAGACAGTGCGTGCCCATCCTTGCTGATGAGATCTACGGAGACATGGTGAGTGTCAGTTGCAGTTCTTTGCACGCCTGTGCTGTCTGTCCTTTCTGATGCACTTGCCCTTTGGCCATGGCAGCAGGGTCACCAACAGCTCCACTCCTGTACTGTGCCTGGGTCCATGTCTGGAGCTCCCAGTCCTCTGGTGTGCAGTCCTGGGGGTACCTCTCATGTCCAACTCCTTTCTTATTCCCAACAGCTCGCTTTCATGTGAGTGCACTTAACCATGTTCATACCTTGAAGCTGGGAGCTTTCACCATCAATTTCCTATCACTTCCCTGCCTCCCTTCTTCTTGTGCCTCATGCACACTACCACAGTTCTCACAATAAGAGTCAGGGACAGCCCTAACACTGCCTTCTGTCACAGGTGTTTGCTGACTGCAAATACGAACCCATTGCAACTCTCAGCACCAACGTGCCAATCTTGTCCTGTGGTGGCTTGGCAAAGCGGTGGCTAGTCCCTGGCTGGCGGATGGGCTGGATCCTAATTCATGACAGGAGAGACATCTTTGGTAATGAGGTGAGAACTGTTGAGTGTTACTGTCATGGCAACAGACCTGCAGTGTCTCAGTGTGTAGATCACTAGGGCTTTAACTGATACAGGCATGTACTGCTTTTTGCTGTCATATGGGTGTCAACCAATTGCTTACATCCATTTCTGCACCTCTAGGATTTTAATGTCCCTTCCTTACTCCATCTACCCCTATACATGGCTGCCTACCCACATCTACACTGTAACACACTCCTTGTCCCGCTGCTCATTCATAtatttcttgtcctttttgtGTATTTATAATTCCTTCTCTTCTCAAATAGCTCCAGTGTGCACTGAAAGTATTGCATGGCTTATCCAGCATGTGGAGTCCATGTGTGGTCTCCATGTGTTCTTATATGGCTTTGCTTTAAAGTAAGTACAAAGCACCTTGCAGTGCTGCAAGTGCTTTACCTGGCTGTTCAGCTATGCTAACAAGAACAACCATCTACTGCAGTGACCTTTCCACCTAGAGGGCTTTCTGCAGACGAAGGAGACCTCGTCTCTTTAGCGGAAGAGCTAATGTTGATTGTCCCTACCTG is a window from the Caloenas nicobarica isolate bCalNic1 chromosome 9, bCalNic1.hap1, whole genome shotgun sequence genome containing:
- the TAT gene encoding tyrosine aminotransferase, which codes for MDSYLIQVDGHGDHAPVLDVHLKTNGNSISLGKVKGRKPRWAVRASETSKKTFNPVRAIVDTMKVEPNPKKAMISLSLGDPTVFGNLPTNDEVTRAVKEVLDSGRYNGYAPSVGYQSCREAVATHYSCPEAPLEAQDVILTSGCSQAIELALAVLANPGQNILVPRPGFSLYKTLALSMGIEVKLYNLLPEKSWEIDLEHLESLVDEKTACLIVNNPSNPCGSVFSKSHLQKILAVASRQCVPILADEIYGDMVFADCKYEPIATLSTNVPILSCGGLAKRWLVPGWRMGWILIHDRRDIFGNEIRDGLVRLSQRILGPCTIVQGALERILHRTPPEFYHNTLSILKSNADLCYAALSAIPGLQPVRPAGAMYLMVEIEMEHFPEFENDVEFTERLISEQSVFCLPATCFEYPNFFRVVITVPEEMILEACSRIQEFCEMHYQGAEGAQDLECDK